Sequence from the Microbacterium dextranolyticum genome:
GCCTCCGACGCTGCCGCTCACCGGCGGCATCGGCCGCGACGCTTACGTGATCGGCGGCTTCGCGGTTCTCGCCATCGGCGCCGCAATCTTCGTCATCCGACGGCTCCGACGCACGCGTCGGGTGTGAGCCCGGCCCCGTCGATACCTCCGAGCATCGACGGGGCGGTCCCGCCGATCCCGGGCTGGTGGCGATGCCGCCCGCTCCCGAGCAGCAGTACACGCGTTGCCGTCCGAGCGCACGCGTTTCGAACCAACGAAAGGTGGAAGCATGAAGAACAACACAGGCGCCCTGCGGCGCCTCGCGATGGGGGCGGGAGTGATCGCCCTGGCCCTCGTCGGGGTGAGCGGGATCTCGAGTGCGGCCAACGCCGCCGGCTTCCCGGTCGTCCCCGACCAGACGGGGTCGCTGACCGTGCACAAATACGCAGGCGACCCTATCCCGGGCGCGCCCAACAACGGTACGAAGATCGACGGTCCCATCCCCCGTACCGCTCTTCAGGGGGTCCAGTTCACGGTCTGGCAGGTCGGCAAGCCGAGCGGCTCCACCTGCACCCCGGTGAGCCTGACCACGCCCGCAGGGTGGGCGGACGTCACCGCCGCCTCCGCCGCGCTCGCGGCAGCGCCGGGGAGCATCCCCACCGGATTCTGCGCGGTCACGACGGCGGGGACGACGCAGCCCACCGACGCGACGGGCGCGACCACGTTCGCGGGTCTCAAGGGCCTGTACTTCGTCAAGGAGACGGGCGCGGGCGACAACCTCATCAAGACGCCGGCGGCCCCCTTCCTGGTGACCGTCCCGTTCCCCGTGACCGGCAGCGGCGGCACCGCCGACAGCTGGCTGTTCGACGTGCACGTGTACCCGAAGAACCAGCTCAACGAGTTCACGCCGCAGAAGACGGTGGACGCGTCGAACAAGGACGGCGTCGTCGTCCCGGGCGCAGTCGTGCCCTGGACCATCAGCGTTCCGGTGCCGAAGTCGCCGTTGCCGTACACGTCGCTGACCATCGCCGATGTGCCGGCGGCGGGGATGACCTTCACCGCCTGGGGAACGATCTCGGTGAACGGCACCGCGCTCGTTCCCGCCGACTACACGATCACCGGCGCCAGCGTCGCCCTCACGACGAGCGGTCTCGGCAAGGTGAACGCGCTGGCGGCATCCGGTGACGTGACCGTCACGGCTGCGCTCACCACCACCGTGACCGGCACCGTGGTCGGCTCCATCAAGAATGACGCGAACGTCACCCTCAACGGCACGACGAAGCCGGTCAACCCGCCGACGACCAACTGGGGCACGCTCCGCGTCCTGAAGCAGGATGCCGCGAGCACGACACCGCTCGCCGGGGCCGAGTTCGCCGTCTACGTCAAGACCGGTGCCGACTGCACCCAGCTGCCGACCACGCCTGCGGCCACGGGCACCACCGGCAGTGACGGCACGTTCTCGCAGGCACTGTGGGTCAGCAACACGAACGCGGGTGCCGCCGCCGGCACGAAGGACTACTGCCTCAAGGAGACCAAGGCTCCCAGCGGGTACGTCCTCGACAGCGCCGTGCGGCTCGTGACGATCAGCCCGGCGGGCACGGCTGTCACGAACTACACGTTCCCGAACACGAAGGTGAACGGGCCGCAGCTGCCGCTGACCGGTGCCGACGGCACCGTGTGGTTCACCGTCGGTGGCCTGGCGCTGATCGTCGTCGCCGCGGGAGCGCTGCTCGTCCTGCGTCGTCGCCGCGCCGAGCACTGATCCGATCCGGGGGGATGGGGCTCGCCCCGTCTCCCCGGACCCCGCCACCGTCCTCGCACGAGACGAGACCTCATGACCATGACCGCCGAGTCACCCGCTCCGGGGGGCCCGCCCCCACGCGAGGCCCCGCCTCGCGTCCGGCGATGGCGGATGCCATGGGGGGCCACGGGCGCCGTCGGCCTGTTGCTCGTCGGATTCGGCGTCCTCGGCTACCCCGAGATCGCGAGCTGGTTCTCGCAGTATCAGCAGTCCACGCTCATCGCCGAGGTGGCCGGCACTCAATCGCTCGAGCGCAGCGCCGACCTCGACGCGCAGATCGCGGCGGCGGCCCGCTACAACGATCTGCTCATCGGAGGGGCGCTGGTGTCACCGGACAGCCGCGTGCCGACCGCCGCCGGTGACCCGGGCGCGCATGCGCAGTACGAATCGCTCCTCAACGCCAACCACGACGGGGTGATGGGGCGGCTGCGCATCGATGCCATCGGCGTCGATCTGCCGATCTACCACGGAACCAGCGAACAGACCCTCGCGCGCGGGGTCGGCCACCTCGAGGGCACCTCGCTTCCGGTGGGCGGATCGTCGCAGCGTGCCGTGTTGACGGCGCACCGGGGCCTTCCCGAAGCGACGCTGTTCGACCACCTCGATCAGGTGAAAGTCGGAGATCTCGTGACGATCGAGATCTTCGGGGAGGTGCTCTCGTATCGGGTGTTCGAGACGCAGGTCGTCCTACCGGAAGACTCGCAGAGGGTGATGCCCGTGCAGGGGAAGGATCTCGTCACACTCGTCACCTGCACGCCTCTCGGCATCAACTCGCACCGCATCCTCGTCACCGCCGAGCGGGTCACACCCACACCGCCGGATGTCATCGCGTCGGCCGGCGCTCGACCGGACCTCCCCGGATTCCCCTGGTGGGCACTGATCGGGGGGCTCCTCGTCGTGGGCGGGGTCGCCTATATCTGGCGCAGCGGATACGCCGGCGAGCGCTCACGACGGTAGCGCGGGCGCACCACGACCCCCACAGACCGGGTGGGACGGGCTTCCCCAAGGGCCCGTCCCACCCCCATTTCGTTCAGGAGCAAGATGCGCTGACCGCGCGGCGTGAAGCGGTGAGCCGTTTCTCGAGATGACGCTCGCACCCATCCTCGTCGAAGGTCCGTTACCTGACTGTGCTAGCGTGCGATTGCATTCTTGTGCATCGGGGGAGTGGGAACTGGGTTTCCCCCGTGTGCGAACTGGGACCGCTCGACAGCGTCGAGCGATGAAATTGGGGAGAACCTCGATGGCAGGTCAGCCACCGATCATTGCTGCGCGCGCGCAGCGTTCGCGCCGGCATCGCCGGACTCATCACCACCGCGCTCGTCGCCGGTCTCATCGGTGCGGGGGTCGCGCCGGCGTCCGCCGTGACGACGGGAGGGACGTCCAACGCGGTCTCGGGCCTCGTGTTCGAGGACTTCAACGGCAACGGAGCGTTCGACAGCGGCAACGCGGCGAACACCGGCATCGCGAACGACGCGCCGATCGCCGGTGTCGTCGTCGCCGCCTACGACGCAACGAACACGCAGGTCGGCTCTGTGACGACGACGGCCGGGAACGCGAACTACTCGCTCCCGATCGCTTCGAGCGTCCCCGCCGGCGCACGCCTGCGCGTCGAGTTCACACCGCCCGCCGGTTACGAGAGCTCCGCGCACGGCACGCAGAACGGCACCAGCGTGCAGTTCGTGACGGCCGGCTCCACCTCCGTGAACTTCGCGGCTCTGCGCCCGGGCGAGTACAACTCGGGCAACCCGGGCCTCGCCGTGGCGATCCAGTCCGCCGGTGACCCGACGAAGGTCGCCAAGGAGGTCGCCGACCTGCCCGCGCTGGTGGCGACGCCCTGGAGCACCGCGGAGAACTCCGGTGGGGCGACCTTCCCCGGGCGTAAGACCTATGCGACGTTCGGACAGGTCGGCGCGCTGTCGAGCACCGTGTTCAACCCCGCGGACATGTCCCTCTTCGCCGCGGCCGCATACAAGCGCGAGTCCGGTCTGGGACCACTCGGCATCGGTGGGATCTACCGTGTGCCGGGCGTGCTCACCGCCGACGGCTCGCTGAAAGACTCCTCTGGTGCGCCGGAGAAGTGGCTCGACGTCGCGACGCTGAACATCGACCTCGGCCAGGTGAAGTCGAATGCGGATCGCGGGCTGGCAGGGGCGACCGATCCGGCGGCCGACATCGACGCCTTCCAGAAGGCGGGTAAGGTCGGCATCGGAGGAATGGCGATCGACGCGCAGGGCAAGGTCCTGTACTTCGTCAATCTCAAGGATGCGAAGATCTACGCGATCGACATCGCGAGCAAGACCCTGCTGGGTTCATGGGCGACTCCGGTCAACGACGTGACGACGCAGCGCGCCTACGCACTGACGCTGCGCGCCGGTAACCTCTACGTCGGCTACAACGACACGGGATCGACGCCGTTCCAGTCCGCGGACGCCGCGGGGCTCAAGTACTACGTCGCCCGCGCGGCTGTCAGCGGCAACGGCGCTCCGGGTGCCTTCGCTACGGTCCTTTCGGGTCCGTTGGGGTACCAGAAGGGCAACCCGGCCGTATCTGCGGCCGACCCGGGCACCTACCCGCAGATGACGCGATGGAACTCGTGGACCGACGTGTGGAGCAAGGACTCCGCCAGCGTCGGCATGAACGCGAGCTGGGGGTGGTTGCAGATCTATCCCCAGCCGCTTCTGTCGTCCGTCGCGATCGAGTCGGACGGCTATCTGACGGTCGGCTTCCAGGACCGCACCGCGATCCAGGGCGGCAACCGCAACGTGTCGGCATCCAACCCGACTGTGCAGAACGGCAACGCCTACTTCCAGACCATCTCGAGCGGCGACATGCTGCTCGCCGCCCCGAAGGGTGACGGCACCTACACGCCTGAGTCCGCCGGCATCGCCGGCGGGCGCAAGGCTGCCCCGAACCGTGATCAGCTGCCGACCACCGGAGAGGGACCCGGCGGCAACGAGTTCTGGTACGACCGACAGGACAAGGGTCTGGGCGGTTATCACCGCGAGGGATCGTTGGGCTCCGTCGTCGCCGCGCCGGGCGTCGCCCAGATCTCTTCGACGTTCATGGATCCGCTCGGGATGGTCCGCGTGACCGGACTGGCGTGGTTCGACAGCACGAACGGCAACAACGTGCGCGGCTATGAGCAGACGAAGGACGACGGTCTGAGCACGCTGTCCCCGACCTTCCAGAAGGGAGGCGGCCTGGGCGCCGTCGCCCTGATCACGAAGTCGGCACCGGTCGAGATCGGCAACCGGGTGTGGTTCGACGCGGACGGCAACGGCCGTCAGGACGCCGACGAGCCGTCGATCCAGGGCGTGACCGTCGAACTGCGCAACGCCGCGGGGACGGTCATCGGCACGACGACCACCGACTCGAACGGCGAGTACTACTTCCGCACCGAGGACTCGGCGACCGGAGGCACCCCCGGGTTCACGAAGAACGGAACGTACACCGTGACGTTCGTGAAGCCGACCTCGGGCTCGGTGGCCCTCACCGGGGCCAATAGCAACACGTTCGGCACGGTCGACTGGTCGCAGGCATCCTTCACCGGTCAGAACGCCGCCGGCA
This genomic interval carries:
- a CDS encoding SpaH/EbpB family LPXTG-anchored major pilin — encoded protein: MKNNTGALRRLAMGAGVIALALVGVSGISSAANAAGFPVVPDQTGSLTVHKYAGDPIPGAPNNGTKIDGPIPRTALQGVQFTVWQVGKPSGSTCTPVSLTTPAGWADVTAASAALAAAPGSIPTGFCAVTTAGTTQPTDATGATTFAGLKGLYFVKETGAGDNLIKTPAAPFLVTVPFPVTGSGGTADSWLFDVHVYPKNQLNEFTPQKTVDASNKDGVVVPGAVVPWTISVPVPKSPLPYTSLTIADVPAAGMTFTAWGTISVNGTALVPADYTITGASVALTTSGLGKVNALAASGDVTVTAALTTTVTGTVVGSIKNDANVTLNGTTKPVNPPTTNWGTLRVLKQDAASTTPLAGAEFAVYVKTGADCTQLPTTPAATGTTGSDGTFSQALWVSNTNAGAAAGTKDYCLKETKAPSGYVLDSAVRLVTISPAGTAVTNYTFPNTKVNGPQLPLTGADGTVWFTVGGLALIVVAAGALLVLRRRRAEH
- a CDS encoding class C sortase, with translation MPWGATGAVGLLLVGFGVLGYPEIASWFSQYQQSTLIAEVAGTQSLERSADLDAQIAAAARYNDLLIGGALVSPDSRVPTAAGDPGAHAQYESLLNANHDGVMGRLRIDAIGVDLPIYHGTSEQTLARGVGHLEGTSLPVGGSSQRAVLTAHRGLPEATLFDHLDQVKVGDLVTIEIFGEVLSYRVFETQVVLPEDSQRVMPVQGKDLVTLVTCTPLGINSHRILVTAERVTPTPPDVIASAGARPDLPGFPWWALIGGLLVVGGVAYIWRSGYAGERSRR